One window from the genome of Thermaerobacter marianensis DSM 12885 encodes:
- a CDS encoding PD-(D/E)XK nuclease family protein yields the protein MSLRLVLGRAGSGKTHHCLSAVAREELRTLEGPPLILLVPEQATFQMEQALLAELGRLAGRRGFARTRVASFQRLAWWIQQEVGGGTAPPVSELGKRLILRALVTREAGRLKLFRQVADRPGFVDRLAVTLAELAAYGVGPEDLRSRYEQMDRAQREGLLGVKLHDLALLLQAYQEYLAEHGLEDPAYAFDRVARQIRDSRWLRDARVWVDGFTGFTTAELRVLASLMRVAQRVEVSLCLDPDEAPWAVQGVPGPGTAPGGPSGTPGGVRPGRDPAMPVHRPAGKGPGAGEGRDESALFHPTWVTARQLLDLARQEGVGVEPALTLTGRGRSLPRFRNPALAHLERELFQFPGRRFPGLADGVTLVAAPDRRAEVAAAAREMLRLAREEGYRFRDMVVIVRDLETYHDLLVSACAEHGIPLFVDRRRPVGHHPLIELVRAALEVVAGDWPYEAVFRYLKTDLVPVPRGAVDRLENYVLAFGIRGSLWYGKGRWTWRRHDSLEADEAPRPEQEAELEAVNGIRDEATAHLRRFFDRVKSSRRQPVPARDLARALYALLLDLDIPAQLQRWSEEAERDGDLEAAQEHLQVWNGVSELLEQVEASLPEIHLTAGEFLRVLEAGMEGLRVGLIPPGLDQVVAGSVERSRHPSARAAFVLGATDDAFPRRIEEDAIFTDREREELAAAGLDLGPPGRVRALHEQYFAYVALTRARDRLWVSYPLGDEEGRAVAPAWLTRRMRVLLPGLEVSPADVPGPEGVATPAQAVDQLARLLACRRHRAADPAGPAAAGAGRGTAEPWAVLYQWAVTDPDVQPRLRKALAAVAYGNHIPPLGRDLARQLYARMAGEAWELRTSVSRLERFAACPFQHFAAFGLGLREREVGRLDAPRLGRVYHAALSLLSRKVWEAGIDWADLSEARLEAMVAECLQEIAPRLRGELAADSAYYEHLLRDAGRILTRTALRLAEHARRGTFRPLAVEADFGPEAGARLPFEPWELSTGERLALRGRIDRIDGARTEAGRWLIRVIDYKSSRRQLPLDRVYHGLSLQLPLYLLVATRAAARLGTLDAAQAGEPAQPETGTGPASAPTPDAAPEPAALLFFPVHDPYVDVERPLTPEEAAVRRAIKELRAEGWILDEPEAVRAHDQREQPETLIPVGFTKGGKLQWWSKVLSAAQFEALFRHVEERVRGMAEAMLQGRAEVAPYRFRKESPCADCAFKALCQFDPYIPGNGYRVLQAMKPAEFWDRLRQEGKLRALPRETGGTAGGTAPVGPPAAPVGPFPAGYGSRVTGAYPGPAGEPAGEGGAPRDGA from the coding sequence ATGAGCCTGCGTCTCGTCCTGGGCCGGGCCGGCTCCGGCAAGACCCACCATTGCCTGTCGGCCGTCGCCCGGGAAGAGTTGCGGACCCTCGAAGGGCCACCTCTCATCCTGCTGGTTCCCGAGCAGGCCACCTTTCAGATGGAGCAGGCGCTGCTGGCCGAACTGGGCCGCCTGGCCGGACGGCGCGGGTTTGCCCGGACCCGGGTGGCCAGTTTCCAGCGGCTGGCGTGGTGGATCCAGCAGGAGGTGGGCGGGGGCACGGCCCCGCCGGTCAGCGAGCTGGGCAAGCGCCTCATCCTGCGGGCCCTGGTAACCCGGGAAGCCGGGCGCCTCAAGCTCTTCCGCCAGGTCGCGGACCGGCCCGGGTTCGTCGACCGCCTGGCCGTCACCCTGGCGGAACTGGCAGCATACGGCGTTGGACCCGAGGACTTGCGTTCCCGGTACGAGCAGATGGATCGGGCGCAGCGGGAGGGCCTGCTGGGGGTCAAGCTGCATGATCTGGCCCTGCTCCTCCAGGCGTACCAGGAATACCTGGCCGAGCACGGCCTGGAGGACCCGGCCTACGCCTTCGACCGAGTGGCACGGCAGATCCGGGACAGCCGTTGGCTGCGGGATGCCCGCGTGTGGGTCGACGGCTTCACCGGCTTCACGACTGCCGAGCTGCGGGTCCTGGCCTCGTTGATGCGGGTGGCCCAGCGGGTCGAGGTGAGCCTGTGCCTGGACCCCGACGAAGCCCCTTGGGCGGTGCAAGGGGTGCCCGGCCCGGGGACGGCGCCGGGTGGTCCTTCAGGTACTCCGGGAGGCGTGCGTCCCGGCCGGGACCCGGCCATGCCGGTACACCGGCCGGCAGGGAAGGGGCCCGGTGCGGGTGAGGGAAGGGACGAATCGGCCCTCTTCCACCCCACGTGGGTCACGGCGCGGCAGCTTCTGGACCTTGCCCGCCAGGAAGGGGTGGGCGTAGAACCCGCCCTCACCCTTACTGGGCGGGGACGCTCCTTGCCCCGCTTCCGCAACCCCGCCCTGGCTCATCTGGAGCGGGAGCTGTTCCAGTTCCCGGGCCGTCGCTTTCCAGGGCTGGCGGACGGCGTCACCCTGGTGGCCGCACCCGACCGGCGGGCGGAGGTGGCCGCCGCGGCCCGGGAGATGCTCCGCCTGGCCCGGGAGGAGGGGTACCGGTTCCGGGACATGGTGGTCATCGTCCGGGATCTGGAAACCTATCACGATCTGCTGGTCTCCGCGTGTGCGGAGCACGGGATCCCCCTCTTCGTCGACCGGCGCCGGCCCGTGGGGCACCATCCGCTGATCGAGCTGGTGCGGGCGGCCCTGGAGGTGGTGGCGGGCGACTGGCCCTACGAAGCCGTCTTCCGCTACCTGAAGACCGACCTGGTACCGGTGCCGCGGGGGGCCGTCGACCGGCTGGAAAACTACGTGCTGGCCTTCGGCATCCGCGGGTCCCTGTGGTACGGCAAGGGGCGGTGGACGTGGCGCCGGCATGACTCCCTCGAGGCCGACGAGGCGCCGCGTCCCGAGCAAGAGGCGGAGCTGGAGGCCGTCAACGGCATCCGGGACGAGGCGACGGCCCACCTGCGGCGGTTCTTCGACCGCGTCAAGTCGTCCCGCCGGCAGCCGGTGCCGGCCCGCGACCTGGCCCGGGCCCTCTACGCCTTGCTCCTGGATCTGGACATCCCGGCCCAGCTCCAGCGGTGGAGCGAGGAGGCCGAGCGGGACGGTGACCTGGAGGCCGCCCAGGAACACCTGCAGGTCTGGAATGGCGTCAGTGAGCTGCTGGAGCAGGTGGAGGCCAGCCTGCCAGAGATCCACCTCACGGCAGGCGAGTTCCTCCGCGTCCTGGAGGCGGGGATGGAGGGGTTGCGCGTCGGCCTCATCCCGCCCGGCCTGGACCAGGTGGTGGCCGGCAGCGTGGAACGTTCCCGCCACCCCAGTGCCCGGGCCGCCTTCGTGCTGGGCGCCACCGACGACGCCTTTCCCCGGCGGATCGAGGAGGACGCCATCTTCACCGACCGGGAACGGGAGGAGTTGGCCGCCGCGGGGCTGGATCTGGGCCCACCGGGCCGGGTCCGGGCGCTGCATGAGCAGTACTTCGCCTATGTCGCCTTGACCCGGGCCCGCGACCGGCTGTGGGTGAGCTACCCCTTGGGAGACGAGGAGGGCCGGGCGGTGGCACCCGCCTGGCTCACCCGGCGCATGCGGGTGCTCCTACCGGGCCTGGAGGTGAGCCCGGCGGACGTGCCGGGTCCAGAGGGGGTCGCGACGCCGGCCCAGGCCGTCGACCAGCTGGCGCGGCTCCTGGCCTGCCGCCGCCACCGGGCGGCGGATCCGGCGGGACCGGCGGCCGCCGGCGCCGGCCGGGGCACCGCGGAACCCTGGGCGGTCCTCTACCAGTGGGCCGTGACAGACCCGGACGTTCAGCCCCGGCTCCGCAAGGCGCTGGCGGCCGTGGCCTACGGCAACCACATCCCGCCACTGGGCCGGGACCTGGCTCGGCAGCTTTACGCCCGCATGGCAGGCGAGGCGTGGGAACTCCGCACCAGCGTCAGCCGCCTGGAACGGTTCGCGGCCTGTCCCTTCCAGCACTTTGCCGCCTTCGGGCTCGGGCTGCGGGAACGGGAGGTGGGCCGGCTGGATGCCCCGCGGCTGGGCCGGGTCTACCACGCCGCGCTCAGCCTGCTGTCCCGGAAGGTCTGGGAGGCCGGCATCGACTGGGCGGACCTGAGCGAGGCGCGGCTTGAAGCCATGGTCGCCGAGTGCCTCCAGGAGATCGCCCCCCGCCTGCGAGGCGAGCTGGCCGCGGATTCGGCCTATTACGAGCACCTCTTACGGGATGCCGGGCGCATTCTCACCCGCACGGCCCTGCGGCTCGCCGAGCATGCCCGGCGCGGAACGTTCCGGCCCCTGGCGGTCGAGGCGGACTTCGGGCCGGAGGCCGGGGCCCGGCTGCCGTTCGAGCCATGGGAGCTGTCGACGGGCGAGCGCCTGGCCCTGCGGGGCCGGATCGACCGCATCGACGGCGCCCGGACCGAGGCGGGCCGCTGGCTGATTCGGGTCATCGACTACAAGAGCAGCAGGCGCCAGCTGCCCCTGGACCGGGTGTATCATGGCCTGTCCCTGCAGCTGCCGCTGTACCTCCTGGTGGCGACGCGGGCGGCGGCACGGCTAGGGACGCTGGACGCCGCCCAGGCGGGGGAACCGGCTCAGCCCGAAACCGGTACCGGCCCCGCTTCCGCGCCGACGCCGGACGCGGCCCCAGAGCCGGCGGCGCTGCTCTTCTTCCCGGTCCACGACCCCTACGTGGACGTGGAACGGCCCCTGACCCCGGAGGAGGCGGCCGTACGCCGCGCCATCAAGGAACTCCGCGCCGAGGGGTGGATCCTGGACGAGCCGGAGGCCGTGCGGGCCCATGACCAGCGCGAGCAGCCGGAAACGTTGATTCCCGTCGGCTTCACCAAGGGCGGAAAGCTCCAGTGGTGGTCGAAGGTCCTCAGCGCCGCCCAGTTCGAGGCCCTGTTCCGGCACGTGGAGGAGCGGGTCAGGGGCATGGCGGAGGCCATGCTCCAAGGCCGGGCGGAGGTGGCACCGTACCGGTTCAGGAAGGAGTCGCCGTGTGCCGATTGTGCCTTCAAGGCCCTTTGCCAGTTCGATCCCTACATCCCCGGCAACGGCTATCGCGTGCTTCAAGCCATGAAGCCGGCGGAATTCTGGGACCGGCTGCGGCAAGAAGGCAAGCTAAGGGCACTGCCGCGGGAAACGGGCGGAACGGCGGGCGGGACCGCGCCGGTTGGACCACCCGCGGCGCCGGTTGGACCATTCCCGGCGGGATACGGGTCCAGGGTGACGGGAGCATACCCTGGGCCTGCCGGCGAGCCTGCAGGGGAAGGGGGTGCGCCGCGTGACGGTGCCTGA
- a CDS encoding UvrD-helicase domain-containing protein: MTVPEPSRQEPVAQDAAGSSAERAWTGEQRQAIALRGTSLLVSAAAGAGKTTVLVERIVQRLLDPADPLDVDRLLVVTFTEAAATQMKDRIRERLELAIAQRPNDMHLRRQLALLGRASISTVHSFCLRIVRQYFYRLGLDPAAKVAGEHESQLLRYEVLDELFERRYAAAAGDFLALVEAYGGRRNDESLRQLVLSVYESAISRPRPGAWLDGLARRYREAAADLDHSAWFQTLRDGVVRQLRQYATRLAAVAAQCRQPGGPAVWADTIEGDARRLAAVADEAAGAGCDGLLQALQQADTWPRLPQRPRGEAENPHHNRLKGEREAVKKAIAGWRKGLWSRPAADLAAELQRLEPYVTTLVDLVKEFAASLEAAKRDRGLMDFSDMEHYALRVLAEDVEADVLQPSDVARELRRFYQEVLVDEYQDINPLQDAILRLVARDGEEEGAGPNLFMVGDVKQSIYAFRQAEPGLFLERYRTYAPAPPVPAQDGAPGEGVAGGDGAGGAGGPSPAGGPCPAAGGWRVELNANFRSRASIVEAVNDVFARIMVPDLGGLAYDDAARLRPRATFPEPPAGVPAGDAPVEVYVLERKPDALDGDLPDRLATGDSPRTVPEAGRGDRTEGSLPGAGTEPGTKDGEGVRAGTGGATRTGVGTGALAADGTGVQRVRGEGAVGGDGGGEGEDDGADEEGDEQVDLTALEREALLVARRIRDLVEGGPGRPPLHVWDSDLKRYRPVRYRDVVVLLRSAKGRAAVFVDVLSRHGVPVYTRSGSGYLAAPEVEMVLALLQVLDNPRQDIPLAAVLRSPVVGLDAANLARIRLAARDTNFYEAACRVAGWDPDREEPAAAADPATTASGGHGELAKRLRTFFADLARWRGYARRWPLSRVIQKIYDETGLLTFVAALPGGEQRRANLEALRERARQFDRFARQGLFRFLRFIERLRERGDDLATAPALGENDDVVRVMTIHQSKGLEFPVVVVADLGARFRFEREQALFHRELGLGLKVADPQLRIRYPSLAYEAVRAGQRLDTLAEELRILYVALTRAKERLILVGSADDLPKTAAGWWAAAGDGQGGGTGPQPLPAATLERARSYLDWLATALIHHPDAAPLRQLAAAAGAAGVSVNGPAGGWASGAGNAAADGSAGGVVDGSEGDGGDSGKGAAAHGWRSRWSWTVILRPAGTGEPATGEAGEPAPGEEGGPGGCDPSGPGGPQPVPAWLGPLLRGEPLPPGTVDDEAVEALRRRLAWRYPFAALANRFAKRSVSELKRQADPEWQEFPLPADLRRGLRRPRLGEDGAAVPAPHPEPALTGAERGTATHRVLQHLDLAGPLDAQAIARQVEAMVHRQLLTRAEAQVVDSEALARFFASPLGQRLRRAPSRVHREWMFTLGVPAKALYPDLAGALDSQEPAPFGAAKAADPPSASPGDDLVVVQGIVDCFVEEDDGLLLLDFKTDEPRGRPLDELVALYAGQIRFYRRALAEITGRPVKEAYLYFLAVDQAVPVT; the protein is encoded by the coding sequence GTGACGGTGCCTGAACCCAGCCGGCAGGAGCCTGTCGCGCAGGACGCGGCGGGGTCATCGGCGGAGCGGGCGTGGACGGGCGAACAACGGCAGGCCATCGCCCTGCGGGGAACCAGCCTGCTGGTCAGCGCCGCGGCAGGGGCGGGCAAGACCACGGTGCTGGTGGAGCGCATCGTGCAGCGGCTGCTGGATCCGGCCGATCCCCTGGACGTGGACCGGCTGCTGGTGGTCACCTTCACGGAAGCCGCTGCCACCCAGATGAAGGACCGGATCCGCGAGCGGTTGGAGCTGGCCATCGCCCAGCGGCCCAATGACATGCACCTGCGCCGGCAGCTCGCGCTCCTGGGCCGCGCCAGCATCTCCACCGTGCATTCCTTTTGCCTGCGCATCGTCCGGCAGTACTTCTACCGCCTGGGGCTCGATCCCGCCGCCAAGGTGGCCGGCGAGCACGAATCCCAGCTCCTGCGCTACGAGGTGCTGGACGAGCTCTTCGAGCGGCGATACGCCGCGGCCGCGGGCGACTTCCTCGCCCTGGTGGAGGCTTACGGCGGGCGCCGCAACGACGAATCGCTGCGGCAACTGGTCCTGTCCGTCTACGAAAGTGCCATCTCCCGCCCCCGGCCCGGGGCATGGCTGGACGGGCTGGCCCGCCGGTACCGGGAGGCCGCTGCCGATCTGGACCACAGTGCCTGGTTCCAGACCCTGCGCGACGGGGTCGTCCGCCAGCTGCGCCAGTATGCGACCCGGCTGGCGGCCGTAGCGGCCCAGTGCCGCCAGCCCGGCGGCCCCGCGGTCTGGGCCGACACCATCGAGGGCGACGCCCGGCGCCTCGCCGCCGTGGCCGACGAGGCCGCCGGCGCGGGCTGTGACGGCCTGCTCCAGGCACTGCAGCAAGCGGACACGTGGCCCAGGCTCCCCCAACGCCCCCGGGGGGAGGCGGAGAACCCGCATCACAATCGCCTCAAAGGGGAGCGTGAGGCGGTCAAGAAGGCGATAGCCGGCTGGAGGAAGGGGCTCTGGAGCCGCCCGGCAGCCGACCTGGCGGCGGAGTTGCAGCGGCTCGAACCCTACGTGACGACTCTGGTCGACCTGGTGAAGGAGTTCGCCGCCTCGCTGGAGGCGGCGAAGCGGGACCGGGGGCTCATGGACTTCAGCGACATGGAGCATTATGCCCTGCGCGTCCTGGCGGAGGACGTGGAGGCCGACGTCCTGCAGCCCTCGGACGTGGCCCGGGAGCTGCGCCGGTTCTACCAGGAGGTCCTGGTGGACGAGTACCAGGACATCAACCCGCTGCAGGACGCGATCCTCCGCCTGGTGGCGCGGGACGGCGAAGAGGAAGGGGCAGGACCCAACCTCTTCATGGTCGGCGACGTCAAGCAGAGCATCTACGCCTTCCGGCAGGCCGAACCGGGGCTGTTCCTTGAGCGGTACCGGACTTACGCCCCGGCCCCGCCGGTTCCTGCCCAGGACGGGGCGCCGGGCGAGGGCGTGGCGGGCGGGGACGGAGCGGGCGGGGCGGGCGGCCCGTCACCGGCGGGTGGACCGTGCCCCGCCGCCGGCGGCTGGAGGGTCGAACTCAACGCCAACTTCCGCAGCCGGGCCTCCATCGTCGAGGCGGTCAACGACGTCTTCGCCCGCATCATGGTGCCCGACCTGGGTGGCCTGGCCTACGACGACGCCGCCCGCCTGCGGCCCAGGGCGACCTTCCCGGAACCGCCTGCCGGGGTACCGGCCGGCGATGCTCCGGTGGAGGTCTACGTCCTCGAGCGGAAGCCGGATGCTCTGGACGGCGACCTTCCCGACCGGCTGGCGACCGGCGACAGCCCCCGGACCGTCCCCGAGGCCGGCCGCGGGGATCGGACGGAAGGCAGTCTCCCCGGCGCCGGGACGGAGCCGGGTACCAAGGACGGGGAGGGTGTTCGGGCCGGGACGGGTGGCGCAACCAGGACCGGTGTCGGGACCGGGGCCCTGGCCGCGGACGGTACCGGCGTGCAGCGGGTGCGGGGGGAAGGTGCCGTCGGCGGTGACGGTGGGGGCGAGGGCGAGGACGACGGCGCGGACGAAGAAGGGGACGAGCAGGTCGACTTGACCGCCCTGGAGCGGGAAGCCTTGCTGGTGGCCCGGCGGATCCGTGACCTGGTGGAAGGCGGGCCGGGGCGGCCGCCCCTGCACGTCTGGGATTCCGACCTCAAGCGTTACCGGCCCGTGCGCTACCGCGACGTGGTGGTGCTGCTGCGCAGCGCCAAGGGCCGGGCAGCCGTCTTCGTCGACGTCCTCTCCCGGCACGGCGTGCCGGTGTACACCCGTTCCGGCTCGGGGTACCTGGCGGCGCCGGAGGTGGAGATGGTCCTGGCGCTGCTGCAGGTGCTCGACAACCCGCGGCAGGACATCCCCCTGGCGGCGGTGCTGCGCTCGCCTGTGGTGGGTCTCGATGCGGCGAACCTGGCGCGCATCCGCCTGGCCGCCCGTGATACCAACTTCTACGAGGCGGCCTGCCGGGTCGCCGGGTGGGACCCCGACCGGGAAGAACCGGCCGCGGCGGCCGACCCGGCGACGACGGCGTCGGGTGGCCATGGCGAGCTCGCCAAGAGGCTGCGGACCTTCTTTGCCGACCTGGCCCGCTGGCGCGGGTACGCCCGCCGCTGGCCGCTCTCGCGGGTCATCCAAAAGATCTATGACGAGACCGGCCTGCTGACCTTCGTGGCGGCGCTGCCCGGCGGCGAACAGCGCCGGGCCAACCTGGAAGCCCTGCGGGAGCGGGCTCGCCAGTTCGACCGATTCGCCCGGCAGGGGCTGTTCCGCTTCCTGCGGTTCATCGAGCGGCTGCGGGAGCGGGGCGACGACCTGGCCACGGCCCCGGCCCTGGGCGAGAACGACGACGTGGTGCGGGTCATGACCATCCACCAGAGCAAGGGCCTGGAGTTTCCGGTGGTGGTGGTCGCCGACCTGGGCGCCCGGTTCCGCTTTGAGAGGGAGCAGGCGCTCTTCCACCGGGAGCTGGGGCTCGGGCTCAAGGTGGCCGATCCCCAGCTCCGCATCCGCTACCCCAGCCTGGCCTACGAGGCAGTACGGGCCGGCCAGCGCCTGGATACCCTGGCGGAAGAACTCCGCATCCTCTACGTTGCCCTGACCCGGGCCAAGGAGCGACTGATCCTGGTGGGTTCCGCCGACGATCTGCCCAAGACGGCGGCCGGCTGGTGGGCGGCCGCGGGAGACGGGCAGGGCGGGGGCACGGGACCGCAACCCCTGCCGGCGGCCACCCTGGAACGCGCCAGGAGCTATCTCGACTGGTTGGCCACCGCCCTGATCCACCACCCCGACGCGGCCCCCCTGCGGCAGCTGGCCGCGGCCGCGGGCGCGGCCGGCGTCTCGGTGAACGGCCCGGCCGGCGGTTGGGCGAGCGGTGCGGGGAACGCTGCCGCGGACGGCTCGGCGGGTGGCGTGGTCGACGGTTCGGAAGGGGACGGCGGCGACTCGGGCAAAGGAGCCGCGGCCCACGGCTGGAGATCCCGGTGGTCCTGGACGGTGATCCTGCGGCCGGCGGGAACGGGGGAACCCGCAACCGGTGAAGCGGGCGAACCCGCCCCCGGGGAAGAGGGCGGGCCGGGCGGATGCGATCCGTCCGGCCCTGGGGGGCCGCAACCCGTTCCGGCGTGGCTCGGTCCCCTGCTGCGCGGCGAGCCGCTGCCGCCCGGGACGGTGGACGACGAGGCGGTGGAGGCCCTCCGGCGCCGTCTGGCCTGGCGATATCCCTTCGCCGCCCTGGCCAACCGGTTTGCCAAGCGGTCGGTCAGCGAGCTCAAGAGGCAGGCGGACCCCGAGTGGCAGGAGTTCCCGCTTCCCGCTGACCTGCGCCGCGGCTTGCGGCGGCCGCGCCTAGGGGAGGACGGTGCTGCGGTTCCGGCACCGCATCCGGAACCGGCGCTGACCGGCGCCGAGCGGGGAACGGCGACCCATCGGGTGCTGCAGCACCTGGACCTGGCCGGGCCGCTGGACGCGCAGGCCATCGCCCGCCAGGTCGAGGCCATGGTGCACCGCCAGCTGCTCACCCGGGCCGAGGCGCAGGTCGTAGACAGCGAGGCGCTGGCCCGGTTTTTCGCCAGTCCCCTGGGCCAGCGGCTGCGGCGGGCGCCCTCGCGGGTGCACCGGGAGTGGATGTTCACCCTGGGCGTTCCCGCCAAGGCGCTTTACCCCGATCTGGCCGGTGCGCTCGACTCGCAGGAGCCGGCCCCGTTCGGTGCGGCCAAGGCGGCGGACCCGCCCAGCGCGAGCCCGGGCGACGACCTGGTGGTCGTGCAGGGCATCGTGGACTGCTTTGTGGAGGAAGACGATGGGCTGCTCCTGCTGGACTTCAAGACCGACGAGCCGCGGGGGCGGCCCCTGGACGAGCTGGTGGCGCTGTATGCGGGGCAGATCCGGTTCTACCGGCGGGCGCTGGCGGAGATCACGGGGCGCCCGGTCAAGGAAGCCTACCTCTACTTCCTGGCCGTGGACCAGGCGGTGCCCGTCACCTGA
- a CDS encoding SDR family oxidoreductase: MAGRLEDKVAIVTGSSRGIGAAIVRAFVEEGARVVGVARSGDALDALRASLGDGASRFVPRVADVTSSAAARDVVRETLDRFGRIDILVNNAGVGHFAPVTELAEEAWDEMMAVNLKAPFLWTQAVLPHMMERRDGHIIMISSVAGTTTFVNGAGYCASKWGLMALADTLRQEVRPYELRVTAVCPGSVQTHFGGTPPRDYSLRPEDVAHTVVEVAAAPKRVIYGTVIMRPLVPGDRQ; the protein is encoded by the coding sequence TTGGCAGGGCGGCTTGAAGACAAGGTGGCCATCGTCACGGGCAGCAGCCGCGGCATCGGCGCGGCCATCGTCCGGGCCTTCGTGGAGGAGGGGGCCCGGGTGGTCGGGGTGGCCCGGTCGGGGGACGCCCTGGACGCCCTCAGGGCCTCCCTGGGCGACGGCGCGAGCCGGTTCGTCCCCCGCGTGGCGGACGTGACGTCGTCGGCGGCGGCCCGGGACGTGGTCCGCGAGACCCTGGACCGGTTCGGCCGGATCGACATCCTGGTGAACAACGCGGGGGTCGGCCACTTCGCCCCGGTCACCGAGCTGGCCGAAGAAGCCTGGGACGAGATGATGGCGGTCAACCTCAAGGCGCCCTTCCTCTGGACCCAGGCGGTCCTGCCCCATATGATGGAGCGGCGGGACGGCCACATCATCATGATCTCGTCGGTGGCCGGCACCACCACCTTCGTCAACGGCGCGGGGTACTGCGCGTCCAAGTGGGGGCTGATGGCCCTGGCCGACACCCTGCGCCAGGAGGTCCGCCCCTACGAGCTGCGGGTGACGGCCGTGTGCCCGGGGTCCGTGCAGACCCACTTCGGCGGCACGCCGCCCAGGGATTACTCCCTCCGCCCGGAAGACGTGGCCCACACCGTCGTCGAGGTGGCGGCCGCCCCCAAGCGCGTCATCTACGGGACGGTGATCATGCGGCCCCTGGTTCCGGGCGACCGCCAGTGA